A single Magnetococcales bacterium DNA region contains:
- a CDS encoding GNAT family N-acetyltransferase translates to MLLSAPSPLAEHHLLENFSSGTPSLDDWLRKRARANQTSGASRTFVVCDGTRVVGYYALASGAIGVLEATGKFRRNMPDPIPIAILARLAVDRTYQGRGLGRALFKDIAHRIMHAADTIGIRGVVVHAISEEAKAFYLALGFSVSPHDPMTLMVPLTDLRSIFSTLKVPNTRTRAAMAEADEIVRTHQARFKTATELFDDIEKNNH, encoded by the coding sequence TTGTTGCTGTCTGCACCATCACCCCTTGCCGAACATCATTTGCTTGAAAATTTCTCTTCTGGTACACCATCGCTTGACGACTGGTTGAGAAAACGCGCTCGTGCCAATCAAACAAGCGGCGCATCACGGACATTCGTCGTCTGTGATGGAACAAGGGTCGTTGGCTACTACGCCCTCGCATCGGGGGCCATTGGCGTCTTGGAAGCGACGGGAAAGTTTCGACGTAATATGCCTGATCCAATTCCTATAGCCATACTGGCACGCCTTGCCGTGGATCGCACCTATCAAGGACGTGGTCTGGGTCGTGCATTATTCAAGGATATCGCTCACCGAATAATGCACGCAGCAGATACCATCGGTATCCGTGGAGTGGTTGTCCATGCCATCTCCGAAGAAGCCAAGGCTTTCTATCTTGCACTCGGATTTTCCGTATCACCACACGATCCAATGACCCTCATGGTACCGCTCACCGATCTGCGATCCATTTTCAGCACCCTCAAAGTGCCAAATACCAGGACTCGCGCCGCAATGGCTGAGGCCGACGAGATAGTCCGCACGCACCAAGCCCGTTTTAAAACAGCCACTGAATTGTTCGATGACATCGAAAAGAACAACCACTAA
- a CDS encoding DsrE/DsrF/DrsH-like family protein, translating to MSKKLAIIATKGTLDFAYPPLILATTAAALDYEVYIFWTFYGLQVLKKKRDLKISPLGNPAMPMPVDMPILVQIIPGMEAMATTMMKQKMKGKGVASIEELMEMAIESDVKMIACQMTVDLFDFKHEELMDGLEYAGAARFFEIAQDADITLFI from the coding sequence ATGTCAAAAAAATTGGCAATCATCGCCACCAAGGGAACCCTGGATTTTGCCTATCCACCCCTGATCCTGGCCACGACTGCTGCTGCCCTGGATTACGAGGTGTACATATTCTGGACCTTCTATGGCTTGCAGGTCTTGAAAAAGAAACGTGACCTGAAAATATCCCCCCTGGGCAATCCAGCCATGCCCATGCCCGTGGACATGCCCATCCTGGTGCAAATCATCCCAGGCATGGAAGCCATGGCCACCACCATGATGAAACAAAAAATGAAGGGCAAAGGGGTGGCGTCCATCGAGGAATTGATGGAAATGGCGATTGAGTCGGATGTCAAGATGATCGCCTGCCAGATGACGGTTGACCTCTTTGATTTCAAACACGAAGAGTTGATGGATGGCCTGGAGTATGCCGGGGCGGCACGGTTTTTCGAGATTGCCCAGGATGCCGATATCACCCTGTTCATCTGA
- a CDS encoding DUF1778 domain-containing protein produces the protein MLSEHKQRHETLNLRIRSEEKSLIDRAAHVKGQNRTDFILGAARKAAEDALLDHTFLAVDQEAYEKWLKLLDAQPQPNERLRHTLQTPAPWE, from the coding sequence ATATTATCAGAACATAAACAACGTCATGAAACGCTGAACCTCCGGATTCGTTCCGAAGAAAAGAGCCTGATCGACCGCGCTGCCCACGTGAAGGGACAGAACCGAACTGATTTTATTTTGGGTGCAGCAAGGAAAGCGGCGGAAGATGCACTTCTGGACCACACATTCCTGGCTGTGGACCAGGAGGCTTATGAAAAATGGCTGAAGCTTCTTGATGCCCAACCACAACCCAATGAAAGATTACGCCACACATTGCAAACACCCGCGCCATGGGAGTAA
- a CDS encoding aspartate aminotransferase family protein — MTGTGSGLMSTYGRYPVAFVRGRGCRVWDDQDRPYLDFLGGIGVNTLGHCPPRVVAAVQEQAERLIHTSNLYRVPQQEMLARRLAANCFADRMFFCNGGAEANEAAIKLVRKYMKDHGQPGRFEIITAAEGFHGRTLATLTASAQDKVQRGYDPLPTGFRYAPYDDLPGVERLISSYTAGIMVEAVQGEAGIRIPRPGYLEGLREIADRQGILLVVDEVQTGAGRTGRLWCHQWSGITPDIMTASKGLASGLPLGICMATERVAATFSPGSHGSTSGGNPLVCAAALATLDELEGESGIIAGVTSKGEYLLERLQGLRKSHRMIKDIRGIGLMAAIELNASAEDAAAIALSRGLLVNCVQGTILRLLPPLVITREEIDEGINILDGVLMDLF; from the coding sequence ATGACCGGAACGGGTAGTGGGTTGATGTCCACCTATGGGCGTTATCCAGTGGCTTTCGTGCGCGGGCGCGGCTGCCGGGTGTGGGACGACCAGGATCGACCCTACCTGGATTTTCTGGGAGGGATCGGCGTCAATACGCTGGGCCACTGCCCCCCCCGCGTGGTGGCCGCAGTCCAGGAACAGGCCGAACGCCTGATCCATACCTCCAATCTCTATCGCGTGCCCCAACAGGAAATGCTGGCCAGACGCCTGGCAGCCAACTGCTTTGCCGACCGGATGTTTTTCTGCAACGGCGGTGCCGAAGCCAACGAAGCCGCCATCAAACTGGTCCGCAAATACATGAAGGATCACGGCCAGCCCGGACGGTTTGAAATCATCACCGCCGCCGAAGGATTTCATGGCCGGACCCTGGCCACCCTGACCGCTTCCGCCCAGGACAAGGTGCAACGCGGCTATGACCCCCTGCCAACCGGTTTTCGCTATGCCCCCTACGATGACCTGCCAGGCGTGGAACGACTGATCAGTTCCTACACAGCCGGAATCATGGTGGAAGCCGTCCAGGGCGAGGCCGGGATACGCATCCCGCGCCCCGGCTACCTGGAAGGGTTGCGGGAAATCGCCGACCGCCAGGGCATACTCCTGGTGGTGGACGAGGTGCAGACAGGTGCCGGACGAACCGGGCGTCTGTGGTGCCACCAGTGGAGCGGCATCACCCCGGATATCATGACCGCCTCCAAAGGTTTGGCCTCCGGACTGCCACTGGGTATCTGCATGGCTACCGAACGGGTGGCCGCCACCTTCTCTCCCGGTTCGCACGGCTCCACATCCGGCGGCAATCCCCTGGTCTGCGCCGCCGCCCTGGCCACCCTGGACGAACTGGAAGGGGAATCCGGCATCATCGCCGGGGTCACCAGCAAGGGAGAATATCTCCTGGAACGCCTGCAAGGGTTGCGAAAAAGCCATCGCATGATCAAAGATATCCGGGGAATCGGCCTGATGGCGGCCATCGAACTCAACGCTTCGGCAGAAGATGCCGCAGCCATCGCCCTGTCCCGGGGCCTGCTCGTCAACTGCGTCCAGGGAACAATCCTGCGCCTCCTGCCCCCCCTGGTGATCACCCGGGAAGAGATCGACGAGGGAATCAATATTCTGGATGGCGTTCTGATGGATTTGTTCTGA
- a CDS encoding argininosuccinate synthase, whose protein sequence is MAGDVKKVVLAYSGGLDTSIILKWLQDVYRCEVVAFAADLGQGEELEEARQKALRLGVKEIFIEDLKETFVRDFVFPMYRANALYEGVYHLGTSIARPLIAQKQVEIAKRTGADAVAHGATGKGNDQVRFELAYHALLPGIRIIAPWREWDLTSRDKLFAYAEAHGIPVPRDKRGDVPYSMDRNLLHISFEGKILEDPWREPDAEMFVLSVSPEKAPDRPTYVEIEFVGGDPVAVDGEKLSPATLLARLNTLGGQNGVGRVDLVENRYVGMKSRGVYETPGGTILGVAHRAMESLTLDREVAHLKDDLAPRYAALIYNGYWFSPERTMLQTMIDASQAHVSGTVRLKLYKGNVMVVGRKSEQSLFAPAIATFDEDQGAYDQKDAGGFIKLNALRMRIAALLRK, encoded by the coding sequence ATGGCAGGTGATGTGAAAAAAGTGGTTCTGGCCTACTCAGGCGGATTGGACACCTCGATCATCTTGAAATGGTTGCAGGATGTCTATCGTTGCGAAGTGGTCGCGTTCGCGGCGGATCTGGGCCAGGGCGAGGAACTCGAAGAGGCACGCCAGAAAGCCCTCAGGCTTGGGGTCAAGGAAATTTTCATCGAAGATTTGAAAGAGACCTTTGTCCGGGATTTTGTGTTTCCGATGTATCGGGCCAATGCCCTTTACGAAGGGGTCTATCATCTGGGAACCTCCATCGCCCGTCCCCTGATTGCCCAAAAGCAGGTTGAAATTGCCAAACGCACCGGTGCCGATGCCGTGGCCCACGGTGCCACCGGCAAAGGCAACGATCAGGTCCGTTTCGAGCTGGCCTATCATGCCCTGCTGCCGGGCATCCGGATCATCGCCCCCTGGCGGGAGTGGGATCTGACCTCCCGCGACAAACTGTTCGCCTATGCCGAAGCCCATGGCATCCCGGTACCCCGCGACAAGCGCGGTGATGTGCCCTACTCCATGGACCGCAACCTGTTGCACATCTCCTTCGAGGGAAAAATCCTCGAAGATCCCTGGCGGGAACCGGATGCGGAAATGTTTGTGTTGAGCGTCTCGCCGGAAAAGGCCCCCGACAGGCCCACCTATGTGGAGATTGAGTTTGTCGGCGGGGATCCGGTGGCCGTGGATGGCGAAAAACTCTCCCCGGCAACCTTGCTGGCCCGCCTGAACACCCTGGGTGGACAAAATGGCGTCGGGCGGGTGGATCTTGTGGAAAACCGTTATGTGGGGATGAAATCCCGTGGCGTCTACGAAACCCCGGGCGGCACCATTCTGGGGGTGGCCCATCGGGCCATGGAGTCCCTGACCCTGGACCGGGAAGTGGCCCACCTGAAAGATGATCTGGCACCCCGTTATGCCGCCCTGATTTACAATGGCTACTGGTTCAGCCCGGAACGGACCATGCTGCAAACCATGATCGACGCCTCACAGGCCCATGTCTCTGGAACCGTGCGTCTGAAGCTCTACAAGGGCAATGTCATGGTGGTCGGACGCAAGTCGGAGCAATCCCTGTTCGCTCCGGCCATCGCCACCTTCGATGAAGACCAGGGGGCCTATGACCAGAAAGATGCCGGCGGGTTCATCAAACTCAACGCCCTGCGCATGCGCATCGCCGCCTTGTTGCGAAAGTGA
- a CDS encoding sulfurtransferase TusA family protein, producing MADKTLDAKGLNCPLPILRAKKALKDMKAGQVLAIEATDPGSAKDFESFCTQTGNKMVKASEAGGVYHYEIEKC from the coding sequence ATGGCCGACAAGACACTTGATGCCAAAGGATTGAACTGCCCCCTGCCCATTCTGCGGGCCAAGAAAGCCCTGAAAGATATGAAAGCAGGCCAGGTTTTGGCCATCGAAGCAACGGATCCGGGCTCTGCCAAGGATTTTGAATCCTTCTGCACCCAGACCGGCAACAAAATGGTAAAGGCCTCCGAAGCCGGTGGTGTCTACCACTACGAAATCGAGAAGTGCTGA
- a CDS encoding XRE family transcriptional regulator: MSDQPIAIVRGSGNVFADFDHPNAAVEQLKAVLAGEIIGVLDTRELTVRQAESLTGIAAADFSRIRRTKLDRFTIDRLMTILDRLDQNVQVSVTVRRCQAGTTGPQTL; the protein is encoded by the coding sequence ATGAGCGATCAACCCATTGCAATCGTGCGCGGCAGCGGCAACGTTTTCGCCGATTTTGACCACCCGAACGCGGCGGTCGAACAATTGAAAGCGGTGCTGGCAGGCGAAATCATCGGTGTTCTCGACACTCGGGAGCTTACGGTTCGCCAGGCCGAATCCTTGACCGGCATTGCCGCTGCCGACTTTTCACGCATTCGCAGGACAAAGCTCGACCGGTTCACCATCGACAGGCTGATGACAATTCTCGACCGTCTCGACCAGAATGTTCAGGTGAGCGTGACGGTCCGGCGGTGCCAGGCAGGCACGACCGGACCGCAAACTTTATAA
- a CDS encoding type II toxin-antitoxin system RelE/ParE family toxin produces the protein MATIRPVSWIKAARKDFEDFPAPVQMDALRALAVAAGGRKADHVKPLKGFESGVMEIVLRHRRDVFHVVYEINLVRDRLKRLKEMLA, from the coding sequence ATGGCAACCATCAGACCTGTTTCATGGATTAAAGCAGCCCGAAAGGACTTTGAAGATTTTCCCGCACCAGTGCAGATGGATGCACTGCGTGCGTTGGCTGTTGCGGCAGGAGGTCGCAAGGCCGACCATGTGAAACCCCTCAAGGGCTTTGAAAGTGGGGTTATGGAAATTGTTTTGCGTCATCGTAGAGACGTTTTCCACGTTGTTTATGAAATAAACCTTGTCCGAGACCGCTTGAAACGGTTGAAGGAGATGCTGGCATGA
- the argF gene encoding ornithine carbamoyltransferase, with protein MEKPKKDLLTLNDINQEEMQRLFERAAALKQAHQAGATTHSLIGRTLGMIFEKASTRTRVSFEVGMFQLGGRALFLSSREMQLGRGETVADSARVLSRYVNGLMIRTYAHGNVETMARYATVPVINGLSDTFHPCQVLADIFTYREKRGSLTGRRVAWIGDGNNMANTWIQAAPLVRCHLVLACPEGYDPDLEILATATTALQGATDASVTLLRNPTQAAAGADLVITDTWTSMGQEEEHQKRLRSFAGYQVDERLMALAHAETLFMHCLPAHRGEEVTDAVLDGPQSVVWDEAENRLHVQKAILEWLLLGDKNKSSLT; from the coding sequence ATGGAAAAACCCAAAAAAGATCTGTTGACCCTGAACGACATCAACCAGGAAGAGATGCAACGCCTGTTTGAACGGGCCGCTGCCCTCAAACAGGCACATCAGGCCGGTGCCACGACCCACTCCCTGATTGGCCGTACCCTGGGCATGATTTTCGAGAAGGCTTCCACCCGGACCCGGGTTTCTTTCGAGGTGGGCATGTTTCAACTGGGAGGACGGGCACTGTTTCTCTCCTCACGCGAAATGCAGCTGGGACGCGGAGAGACCGTGGCCGACAGCGCCCGGGTTCTTTCTCGCTACGTCAATGGCCTGATGATCCGCACCTACGCCCATGGCAATGTCGAAACCATGGCCAGATATGCCACCGTGCCCGTAATCAACGGTCTCTCCGACACCTTTCATCCCTGCCAGGTGCTGGCCGACATTTTTACCTATCGGGAAAAACGGGGTTCCCTGACCGGACGTCGCGTGGCCTGGATCGGCGATGGCAACAACATGGCCAACACCTGGATCCAGGCCGCACCCCTGGTGCGCTGCCATCTGGTCCTGGCCTGCCCGGAAGGGTATGATCCCGATCTGGAAATATTGGCCACGGCCACAACAGCCCTGCAAGGTGCCACCGATGCCTCGGTCACCCTGCTGCGTAATCCGACCCAGGCTGCTGCCGGTGCCGACCTGGTCATTACCGATACCTGGACCTCCATGGGGCAGGAAGAAGAACACCAGAAACGCCTCCGCTCCTTCGCCGGGTACCAGGTGGACGAACGCCTCATGGCCCTGGCCCATGCCGAGACCCTGTTCATGCACTGCCTGCCCGCCCATCGTGGCGAAGAGGTGACCGACGCCGTGCTGGATGGCCCGCAATCCGTGGTCTGGGACGAGGCGGAAAACCGCCTGCATGTCCAGAAAGCCATCCTCGAATGGCTGCTCCTGGGCGATAAAAACAAATCCTCCTTAACTTAG